The Erpetoichthys calabaricus chromosome 13, fErpCal1.3, whole genome shotgun sequence genome has a window encoding:
- the LOC127530015 gene encoding uncharacterized protein LOC127530015 has translation MEYTLEKDEKLASIAKGIPKNANYTSKYIQNKIIQTLADMVLGEVRKKYESADSARFCLKSDGTRDRCNVENLSVIIRVVRNSMPEEHLIGLLDLQQLDAEYITSEILLHLSDAGYSADSILSQCYDGASVMSGVRGGVQALLQKRLGRYVPYIHCYNHQLHLVVVHAMQSEPCAKRFFSLSSSLYNFFHHHYVLNKHDAPCIKKLLEIGWTSHYEVTRCTVDNQEQILSILSEMTEDDDAAVDLCTEASGLLCQIKRHYFFEIGKFLVRVLGVLKPANAILQSQSVDLCSASEVVSGALDSLKNIREDDCWGVSSPAEDESHPTKRRRTMSKHLGQSVVLSTLGHTDSGDPTISPYQSLKRSLLNILDRAISEMETRFSHKNIDLMTTISSLAPKSSAFLDSTLLHPLAVMAGTVADVVSLKNEVLVAKQMLLKKCSKETDLSTVCKLLQ, from the coding sequence atgGAATATACCTTAGAGAAGGATGAGAAGCTAGCAAGCATTGCTAAGGGTAtcccaaaaaatgcaaattacacaTCTAAGTatatccaaaataaaattatccaAACACTGGCTGACATGGTGCTTGGAGAGGTcaggaaaaaatatgaaagtgctgATTCTGCAAGGTTTTGCCTTAAAAGTGATGGGACCAGGGATAGGTGCAATGTGGAAAATTTGTCTGTGATAATACGGGTTGTCAGAAATTCCATGCCAGAGGAGCATCTTATTGGTTTGCTTGACTTGCAACAACTTGATGCAGAGTACATTACCTCTGAGATACTGTTACACCTTTCTGATGCTGGCTACAGTGCTGACAGTATACTTAGCCAGTGTTATGATGGGGCTTCTGTGATGAGTGGGGTTAGAGGTGGTGTACAAGCTCTGCTCCAAAAGAGGCTTGGCAGATATGTCCCATACATCCATTGCTACAACCACCAACTGCACTTAGTGGTTGTGCATGCCATGCAGAGTGAGCCGTGTGCAAAAAGATTTTTTAGCCTATCTAGTTCACTCTACAACTTTTTTCACCACCACTATGTGCTCAATAAACATGATGCACCTTGCATAAAAAAGCTGCTTGAGATCGGATGGACAAGCCACTATGAGGTGACAAGGTGCACTGTGGACAATCAAGAACAAATCCTTAGTATCCTATCTGAGATGACAGAGgatgatgatgctgcagttgACCTGTGCACCGAGGCATCAGGCCTGCTATGCCAAATTAAGAGGCATTACTTCTTTGAGATTGGAAAGTTCCTAGTGCGGGTGCTTGGTGTCTTGAAACCAGCAAATGCTATTCTACAGTCTCAGTCAGTTGATTTGTGCAGTGCTTCTGAGGTTGTTAGTGGAGCACTGGACTCCTTAAAAAACATCCGTGAGGATGACTGTTGGGGAGTGTCATCTCCTGCTGAGGATGAGTCACATCCAACAAAGAGAAGGAGAACAATGAGCAAACACCTGGGTCAAAGTGTTGTGCTCTCAACTTTGGGCCATACAGACTCTGGTGACCCTACCATTTCCCCCTATCAGTCTCTGAAAAGATCCCTGCTCAACATCCTTGACAGGgccatttcagaaatggaaactAGATTTTCACACAAGAATATTGACCTGATGACAACCATATCTAGTCTTGCACCCAAATCTAGCGCATTTCTAGATTCCACCCTGTTGCACCCTCTGGCTGTGATGGCTGGCACTGTAGCAGATGTTGTAAGTCTGAAAAATGAAGTTCTTGTGGCAAAACAGATGCTGctcaaaaaatgttcaaaggaaACAGATCTGTCCACTGTGTGTAAACTCCTGCAGTAG